In one Alnus glutinosa chromosome 14, dhAlnGlut1.1, whole genome shotgun sequence genomic region, the following are encoded:
- the LOC133856495 gene encoding small ribosomal subunit protein eS30z/eS30y/eS30x-like, which yields MGKVHGSLARAGKVRGQTPKVEKQEKKKKPRGRDHKRMQYNRRFVTAVVRFGKKKGPNSSEK from the exons ATGG gtAAAGTACATGGATCTCTGGCTCGTGCCGGTAAGGTGAGAGGCCAAACCCCCAAAGTGGAGaagcaagagaagaagaagaagccccGTGGACGCGACCACAAGCGCATGCAATACAATCGCCGATTCGTCACCGCCG TGGTTAGATTTGGCAAGAAGAAGGGTCCAAACTCGTCAGAGAAGTGA
- the LOC133856492 gene encoding IAA-amino acid hydrolase ILR1-like 4, producing the protein MGFSKWVCLIFVLHAILPLSIFSSRLSLSPEELAQIPVSFLDFAKKPELFDWMVGIRRKIHENPELAFVEFETSKLIRAELDQMGVSYKYPFAETGVVGYIGTGSPPFVAIRADMDALAMEESVEWEHKSKVPGKMHACGHDAHVAMVLGAAKILQEHRHELQGTVVLVFQPAEEGGGGAKKMLDDGALKNVDAIFGLHVSSAYSIGAVASRSGPILAACGFFEAVINGKGGHAAIPQHTIDPILAASNVIVSLQHLVSREADPLDSQVVTVAKFQGGGAFNVIPDSVTIGGTFRAFSKESFFQLKERIDEVITKQASVQRCNATVIFHVGEKPFYPVTVNDKDLHEHFRKVAGDMLGTQNVLKMQPLMGSEDFSFYMEVIPGYFFFIGMKNETQGRFASGHSPYYSVNEDVLPYGAALHASLVTRYLLEKQPKPNPPKGSFHDEL; encoded by the exons ATGGGTTTTTCCAAATGGGTATGTTTGATTTTCGTTCTCCATGCGATTCTGCCCCTGTCCATTTTTTCTTCAAGGCTTTCTCTGAGCCCGGAAGAGTTGGCTCAAATCCCTGTGAGCTTCCTTGACTTTGCGAAAAAACCGGAGCTTTTTGATTGGATGGTGGGTATTAGGAGGAAGATTCATGAAAACCCAGAACTTGCGTTCGTGGAATTTGAGACCAGTAAGCTTATCAGAGCCGAGCTTGACCAGATGGGCGTCTCCTACAAGTACCCGTTTGCTGAAACAGGTGTTGTCGGCTATATTGGGACCGGTTCACCGCCTTTTGTTGCAATCCGAGCGGATATGGATGCTCTTGCTATGGAG GAGAGTGTAGAGTGGGAGCACAAGAGCAAAGTTCCTGGGAAGATGCATGCATGTGGGCATGACGCCCATGTTGCCATGGTTCTTGGTGCTGCAAAGATTCTTCAAGAGCATCGCCACGAGTTACAG GGAACGGTAGTACTTGTTTTCCAACCAGCTGAGGAGGGAGGTGGGGGAGCAAAGAAAATGTTAGATGATGGAGCACTGAAGAATGTTGATGCCATTTTTGGGCTGCATGTTTCTTCTGCTTACTCTATTGGTGCAGTGGCCTCCAGGTCTGGCCCTATTTTAGCCGCGTGTGGTTTCTTTGAGGCAGTAATAAATGGAAAGGGAGGTCATGCAGCCATTCCCCAGCACACAATTGACCCAATCTTAGCAGCTTCCAATGTAATTGTTAGTTTGCAACATCTTGTTTCACGCGAAGCCGATCCCTTGGATTcacag GTGGTTACAGTTGCTAAATTCCAAGGAGGCGGTGCATTCAATGTTATCCCGGATTCAGTCACAATTGGTGGCACTTTCAGGGCATTCTCAAAAGAAAGCTTTTTCCAACTTAAAGAAAGAATTGATGAG GTTATAACAAAACAAGCCAGCGTGCAAAGGTGCAATGCAACTGTCATCTTCCATGTTGGTGAGAAGCCCTTTTACCCAGTGACTGTAAATGACAAAGATCTGCATGAGCACTTCAGGAAAGTTGCCGGGGACATGCTGGGCACCCAGAACGTATTAAAAATGCAACCACTGATGGGATCAGAAGATTTCTCATTTTATATGGAGGTGATTCCAGGATACTTCTTCTTCATTGGGATGAAGAATGAGACTCAAGGACGGTTTGCATCAGGGCATTCACCCTACTACAGCGTTAACGAAGATGTGCTTCCATATGGAGCAGCATTACATGCATCATTAGTCACAAGGTATCTCCTGGAAAAGCAACCCAAACCTAATCCACCAAAGGGGAGCTTTCATGATGAACTGTGA
- the LOC133857805 gene encoding vacuolar protein sorting-associated protein 32 homolog 2-like — protein sequence MFTRLFGKPKQETNALATLDKLNETLEMLEKKEKVLIKKASAEVERAKEFTRSKNKRAAIQCLKRKRLYEQQIEQLGNFQLRIHDQMIMLEGAKATTETVDALRTGASAMKAMQKATNIDDVDKTMDEINEQTENMKQIQEALSAPIGAAADFDEDELEAELEELEGAELEEQLLQPATTAPAAPVQVAAGPQRRPAPKRTAEEDELAALQAEMAL from the exons ATGTTTACGCGGCTCTTCGGAAAACCTAAACAGGAAACCAATGCTCTAGCCACGCTAGACAAATTAAACGAG ACACTTGAAATGCTAGAGAAAAAGGAGaaagtacttataaaaaagGCTTCTGCAGAGGTTGAAAGGGCCAAGGAGTTTACCAGATCAAAGAACAAAAGGG CGGCTATTCAATGTTTGAAGAGGAAGAGGTTATATGAACAGCAAATAGAGCAGCTTGGAAATTTCCAGTTGCGTATCCATGATCAG ATGATAATGTTAGAAGGCGCAAAAGCAACTACTGAGACTGTAGATGCATTGAGAACTGGAGCTTCTGCAATGAAGGCAATGCAAAAAGCAAC GAATATTGATGATGTGGACAAGACCATGGATGAGATCAATGAGCAGACTGAAAACATGAAACAGATCCAGGAAGCATTGTCAGCTCCAATTGGTGCAGCAGCCGATTTTGATGAG GATGAATTGGAAGCTGAACTTGAAGAGCTGGAAGGTGCTGAGCTGGAAGAACAGCTTCTTCAGCCTGCAACAACTGCTCCTGCAGCTCCAGTGCAGGTCGCAGCAGGCCCGCAACGTCGCCCTGCTCCGAAGCGTACAGCTGAGGAAGATGAACTGGCTGCACTACAGGCTGAGATGGCACTTTAA